The nucleotide sequence CTCCATTGAAGTCGGGCCAGGTACCACCGGGGGGCCCCGGCCTGTTTACAGCCACTCCAACAGATCGCGAGTTGTATCTGGATGGTGTGCTGGAAGTTCCCAGCTATGGGGATAACTGCCCTGACTGCCAGTATTCGATTCCCGGGCCCATCAGTCCTGAATCAATGATGGCTCCCGATCATGTGTTGCCGCCAGCATCGGCATCTCAGGTGCCTCCTGTACCGGCGGCACCTACGATTCGCTCAGAAGTGATCAGGAAACCATCACTCTCGCCGGAAAATATGAAAGCATTAGAGGAGCATGAAAAAATGCAGAAGACGCCTCCTCAATCGGCCGCAGCCGCCAGAGTGCCAGATCTTTCAACGTCGAAAAAGAATGATTGGAAAGCGAAAGCAAAAACACCTGAACCGAAAGTGAAAGCAAGTGCACCCCGTTTGAGTTCTCCTGCGAGTAATCAACCGGGACTGATTGGACCGGGAAGTTAACAGTAAAGTGATATTATTTGAGTCTCTTTCTGGCAGAATTGGAATGAAGTCTGCCAGAATGCCGCTCAATTCAACGGGAACTTCTTTGAAAAACTTCAAAATGTACGCTTTCAAGTTCGATACTATTATAAAGACAGTAGCAACACTAGAGTGCATATTTAACCATCGCATCTCCCGATCTATGATACTCGGTCTAAATGACCCTGGAGACGCTACAGTAAAACTGGGCTCAGTTTAAACCTTAAGTAGAAGTGATCAACGAATGAGTGGAGTTGTCCGGCTATCGATTATCGATCCCAATGAAGCAACTCGCAATGAGCTGAAAAACATGCTGATTGGCGTGGATATGGTCTGGCTCGAAGCTGAGTGCAGTCGTTATGAATTTTTTACGGAGGTCGTTTCTCAGACTCAACCTGATATTGCGCTGATCTCGCTGGATGCGAATCCGGAACTGGCTTTAAGCCTGATTGCCCAGGTCACGCGCGATTTACCAAGTTGTAACGTGATTGTCGTCAGCAGTTCCCAGGAAGGCAGTCTGATTTTAAAGGCGATGCGAAACGGCGCCAAAGAATTCCTGGGGTTCCCTCTGGTACTGGAAGATTTTCTGTCCGCCTTGAACCGCATTCAGATTACCTCCGGTAAATCAGAAGGGGAACATAATGCTCCCCGTTCCAGTCAGGTTATTACCGTGGCCGGGGTGAGTGGTGGTGTGGGTTGCACTTCCCTGGCAATCAACCTGGCCTGCTGCCTGGCAAGTCAGGAACGTAACAGTGTGGCTGTGATCGACCTGGATCTGGCCCTGGGTGATACGGATGTCTGGCTGGATATCATTCCGGATTACACGATTCAGGACGTTGCCGAAAACATTGCGCGACTGGATTATTCGCTGTTGAAACGTTCGTTAACCAAACATGCATGTGGGGCGTTCCTGTTACCCCGTCCCGTGCAGATGGATATGTCGATGCAGATCACAACTGAAGTGCTCCGCCGAATCATTGCCCTGCTTCGAGCAACGTTCACACATCTCGTGATTGATGTCAGTAAGTCTTATAACAGTCTCGATCTGGCAGCAATGGAGTTATCGGATACGGTTTTGTTGACTGCGCAACTGGATTTACCCTGCCTGAGAAATGTCGTGCGTCTGTCACAGTTTTTCGATACCAACGATCACATCGCTGAGAAAATCAAAGTCGTGATGAATCGTCTGGGTCTGGAAGATACCCAGATCAGTGTGAGTAAAGCGCTGGAAACAATCGGTCGCGAAATTTTCTGTCAGATTCCCAATGATTATGCGACAATGGTGGAATCCCGTAATAATGGGATTCCACTGGTCATGCAGGCACCCAAAGCAAAACTCACCAGAACTATTATGGGGCTGGCTGCCAATGTGAGTGGAGAATCTGTCGCAGAACAGGAAGATTCGGTCTCCCGGAAAAAGAAGAGCCTGTTTGGTTTCTTGAATCAATCCAAATAGTCTTTTTCGCGCGGTACTTCAGGCATCCAGGTCCAGGTGCGTCCCCAGGTTACCTTCTGCATCGGGGTGACGAGTGGTATGAGTTTCCGGTTCTTCAGTTTTGTCCTGAGTCTCCTGCTCGGCCTCTTCGTCATGGCCTAATGGCATCCGCCCATCTGCATCTCGATCGCCAGAGGCATCCGGGTCACCCACATCATGCAGTTGATGATCTGTCATCTCTTTTTTATCGATGGACATGTTCTGCGCCGCCGACTCGGCCTTCTGCTTGTCGACACTGGCATCACTCCGTTGCGCACCGGCAAATGAGCTGTTGATATTGAGGGCACCGGGGTTGATCGAACTCATGGGACAGATCCTCCATCTGATTTGAAAAGTCTCAACATCAGCTGAACGTCTGGAGCGGTTGACTAAAATGAATGACAGACGTAATTTGAGAAGATAACGAAAAAATGTCAATAGAAATTCGCTGTTCCCCGGTTTCCTGGTGAGTAGAACAGTCATCGACCAGAGCGAGTCACATTGGACCATAGCGTCTCCCGATCTGTGATACTCGATCCAAATGGTCTTGGACACGCTACAGTAAAACCGGACACAGGCTAGTGTATCGCTTTCCAGGAATTCAGCGTCAAATGTGCCTGTCCCTGATGGTGAGTTTCATGCCAGCAAAGAATTTTTAAAGCCATCTCATAGGACCAGCCTCGTTCCTGAAGACCTGCCGGTACCAGTTCCAGGTCTGTTTCCGGGATGAGCTGTATGGTTTCCAGTAAATTTTCCCGAGACTGGCTTAATGTATTTTTGATGACATCCAGTGAGGGAATCTCATCTACCGCAGTACTTCCCTTCTCGTAGAGGGAAAACAGGTCTGACAGTTTCGAGTCCGTTTTCCGCAGGCGGTCTGTTGCAAATAATTCTTCCGTTATCGCGGTATGCATGAACTGCCAGGCAATATGTGCTCTGCCGGGGCCCGGTCGGAATGCCAGGGCTGATTGAGGATCAGTCAGTGAACTGATCTCATCAATGGTTTTGAGTGTCATGATCCGGTTGAATTTCAGCAGTTCCACAAGGGTGGCAATCTGAATGCTCATGTTTTCGCTATACCTTTTGGCTCGAAAGTGGCTGGCAGTTGTAAAATTCTTTTTTAGATCATATACCTCACGGTCTACTTCCGAAAAGTGCCTGACTATAATATCCGACAGATCACTGTTATACTCTGCCGTTTTGACTGTCATGCTGATCACGACAGTTAACAGAATGTATGTTTTTTCAGTTATATCATAAGGAAACTGCCTGACATGGGAGTCTCGGCAGAGAAGTACCAGCAGAGTCTGGACTTTCTATTTGGTCGTCTCAATTATGAACGGATGGGGAGTAGTAAATACTCTACCAGTGATTTTAAATTGGGAAGAATGCAGGAGTTACTGGAGTCCCTGGGGAATCCGCAATCCGAGGTCCGTACGATCCACATAGCAGGGACCAAAGGGAAAGGCTCCACGTCCGCGATGATCGCAGAAATGCTTTCTGCGGCCGGTTTTCGCACGGGATTATTTACTTCTCCTCATATCACCTGCTATGAAGAACGCATTCTGATTGATGGTCGACAGATCGAGCCGGAACAACTGGTCGATCTGGTATCGGAACTGATTCAGGTTGTGGAGCAACTCGATCTGAAGCCGGGCAATCTCAGCCCCACATTTTTTGAATTGACGACCGCGCTGGCCTGGATGCATTTTCAACAGCAGCGCGTTGACTTTGCAGTGATGGAGGTGGGACTGGGAGGACGACTGGATTCCACAAACGTCTGTGAGCCACTGGCGTCTGTCGTTACGAATATCAGCTATGACCATACGGCACTGCTGGGAAATACCATTGAACAGATCACGCGTGAAAAAGCCGGAATTATCAAACAGGGAGTCCCTGTTTTCAGTGGGGTGACACAGCCGGAGGCAATGGCAGTGCTCGAAGAGGTCTGCCGGGAAAAACAGGCTCCCCTGTATCTGTTGAATCGGGATTTTAAGCGATTGGTTGAACCCTACCAGGGCTTCAGGCGTGAGCAGGCCGATGACTCCAGACTGTTCCCTGATAGTAATCAACAGACCATACAGGTAAGAACTCCCTGGTCCCTGATTGATCAGATGCCTGTCACACTACTGGGAACGCA is from Gimesia maris and encodes:
- a CDS encoding bifunctional folylpolyglutamate synthase/dihydrofolate synthase; protein product: MGVSAEKYQQSLDFLFGRLNYERMGSSKYSTSDFKLGRMQELLESLGNPQSEVRTIHIAGTKGKGSTSAMIAEMLSAAGFRTGLFTSPHITCYEERILIDGRQIEPEQLVDLVSELIQVVEQLDLKPGNLSPTFFELTTALAWMHFQQQRVDFAVMEVGLGGRLDSTNVCEPLASVVTNISYDHTALLGNTIEQITREKAGIIKQGVPVFSGVTQPEAMAVLEEVCREKQAPLYLLNRDFKRLVEPYQGFRREQADDSRLFPDSNQQTIQVRTPWSLIDQMPVTLLGTHQLINATLAVTVIDFLRQQGVPLEDSQMRQGMTRLKWPARIELVQKNPPVVIDTAHNGASIEALVETLAASFPQTNRILIFAATKDKDVGEMLETLLPSFQTVILTQYRSNPRRIPVEELVELTRAVQLSTGNTSQLSITDSPEAAWLQAKDMLTPDTLICVTGSFFIAAELRELLLGTTDEVLVSEPC
- a CDS encoding AAA family ATPase, which gives rise to MSGVVRLSIIDPNEATRNELKNMLIGVDMVWLEAECSRYEFFTEVVSQTQPDIALISLDANPELALSLIAQVTRDLPSCNVIVVSSSQEGSLILKAMRNGAKEFLGFPLVLEDFLSALNRIQITSGKSEGEHNAPRSSQVITVAGVSGGVGCTSLAINLACCLASQERNSVAVIDLDLALGDTDVWLDIIPDYTIQDVAENIARLDYSLLKRSLTKHACGAFLLPRPVQMDMSMQITTEVLRRIIALLRATFTHLVIDVSKSYNSLDLAAMELSDTVLLTAQLDLPCLRNVVRLSQFFDTNDHIAEKIKVVMNRLGLEDTQISVSKALETIGREIFCQIPNDYATMVESRNNGIPLVMQAPKAKLTRTIMGLAANVSGESVAEQEDSVSRKKKSLFGFLNQSK
- a CDS encoding DinB family protein, translating into MSIQIATLVELLKFNRIMTLKTIDEISSLTDPQSALAFRPGPGRAHIAWQFMHTAITEELFATDRLRKTDSKLSDLFSLYEKGSTAVDEIPSLDVIKNTLSQSRENLLETIQLIPETDLELVPAGLQERGWSYEMALKILCWHETHHQGQAHLTLNSWKAIH